In the Verrucomicrobiia bacterium genome, one interval contains:
- a CDS encoding MscL family protein, translating to MSAAPKTPRRKVVVEKSKTHIVGFKSFIREQGVAGLAIGLVLGGAVSVLVKSLIDNILMPPLGFILGSAEGLKGLTLHLGTTPAGKPAVLHYGTFLNDIVNFLVIALVIYAIVHLLGFDRKEEK from the coding sequence ATGTCGGCAGCACCAAAAACGCCGCGCCGAAAGGTAGTGGTAGAGAAGAGCAAAACTCATATTGTCGGCTTTAAATCTTTCATTCGCGAGCAGGGCGTTGCAGGGCTAGCCATTGGTTTGGTGTTGGGCGGTGCGGTGTCGGTGCTGGTGAAGTCACTGATTGATAATATTCTTATGCCGCCACTCGGGTTTATACTCGGTTCGGCCGAGGGCTTAAAAGGCTTAACGCTTCACCTTGGCACAACACCAGCCGGAAAGCCGGCAGTGTTGCATTACGGCACATTTTTGAATGACATCGTCAACTTCTTGGTTATCGCGCTGGTGATATACGCTATTGTTCATTTGCTTGGCTTTGATCGTAAGGAGGAAAAGTGA
- the msrB gene encoding peptide-methionine (R)-S-oxide reductase MsrB has protein sequence MSKVRSEAEWRKILTPEQFAVLREKATEAPFTGEYDGLYADGVYACAACGQVLFDSSTKFDARCGWPSFYDARPGSVTFHADTSHGMQRTEVTCSNCGGHLGHVFEGEGFQVPTDQRYCINSLSLKFTPKPK, from the coding sequence GTGAGTAAAGTTCGCTCCGAGGCCGAGTGGCGCAAAATTCTTACGCCCGAGCAATTCGCCGTACTGCGCGAAAAGGCCACTGAAGCGCCATTTACTGGAGAATATGACGGCCTGTACGCCGACGGAGTATATGCCTGTGCTGCCTGCGGGCAGGTGCTATTTGATAGCAGTACCAAGTTTGATGCGCGTTGTGGCTGGCCGAGCTTTTACGATGCCCGGCCTGGCAGCGTCACGTTCCACGCTGATACCAGCCACGGTATGCAGCGCACCGAGGTGACCTGCAGCAACTGTGGTGGCCATCTTGGACATGTATTTGAAGGAGAGGGCTTTCAAGTACCAACCGATCAGCGCTATTGTATAAATTCGCTGAGTTTAAAGTTTACGCCAAAACCAAAATAG